The following are encoded together in the Candidatus Tumulicola sp. genome:
- a CDS encoding DUF3800 domain-containing protein, translating to MAPTESSPEDLENSRDHRVLRQRIALQQVLVANLRLAKRSRIDLALDPALIEPALKQAEDELSNLTAQAGGRIEPRKKAKVDSIETCTVYIDECGTHSLMAKEEFGAFCLAGVIVRDKDLEAFEAKWKHWKLENLGAELRKVHEPDVRRRTGSFWLGKDTARQDKVIASLSEVLGELDYTAIACVLHREKYLEQYGDDVMDASLPRHGYLMTVHFLAERVAMALQHQFGGAKARLILESRGPKEDALIQYEFARLFLDGTAYLAPGYFRRQFFPGLEFKSKDDHVTGLEIADLVARPCADKVLDPRSDPARWQDVRKKLCQGQGTKHSILGLKVVPWAAEYADLWKS from the coding sequence ATGGCGCCGACAGAATCGTCGCCGGAAGATTTAGAGAATAGCCGCGATCACCGGGTTCTCAGACAACGAATTGCTCTGCAACAGGTGCTCGTAGCGAATCTCCGTCTCGCGAAGCGCTCTAGAATCGACTTAGCGCTCGATCCGGCACTTATCGAACCGGCCCTCAAACAGGCCGAGGACGAACTGAGCAACCTGACAGCACAGGCCGGCGGCCGCATTGAACCTCGAAAGAAGGCTAAGGTCGATTCCATCGAGACCTGCACGGTGTACATTGATGAGTGTGGCACGCATTCGCTAATGGCGAAAGAGGAATTTGGAGCCTTTTGCCTCGCCGGTGTAATCGTACGAGATAAAGATCTTGAGGCGTTTGAGGCAAAATGGAAGCATTGGAAGTTAGAAAATTTAGGAGCTGAACTACGCAAGGTTCATGAACCGGATGTGCGCAGACGCACCGGATCATTTTGGCTCGGAAAAGACACCGCTCGACAGGATAAAGTGATTGCATCGTTGTCGGAAGTGCTCGGGGAGCTTGACTATACCGCAATCGCTTGCGTTCTCCATCGTGAAAAGTACCTCGAACAATACGGCGATGACGTTATGGATGCTAGTCTGCCTCGTCACGGCTATCTCATGACCGTGCACTTCTTGGCCGAACGAGTGGCCATGGCGTTGCAACACCAATTCGGTGGGGCGAAGGCCCGTTTGATCCTCGAATCCAGGGGCCCAAAGGAAGACGCGCTGATTCAGTACGAGTTTGCTCGTTTGTTTCTCGACGGCACGGCCTATCTTGCGCCGGGCTATTTTCGACGGCAATTCTTTCCTGGTCTCGAGTTTAAGTCGAAAGACGACCACGTCACCGGTCTTGAAATAGCTGACCTAGTCGCTCGGCCATGCGCGGACAAGGTGTTGGACCCAAGAAGCGACCCGGCACGATGGCAGGACGTTCGTAAGAAACTGTGTCAAGGGCAGGGTACGAAACACTCGATATTGGGCCTTAAGGTTGTCCCGTGGGCGGCCGAATATGCTGACCTTTGGAAAAGCTGA
- a CDS encoding papain-like cysteine protease family protein — MTTIVNLNVPYHQQDTSYYCGAASAQMLLDKIGASLIDQVTLYTLTHGNPLVAGWYTHPNGLRTCMNQEKPAAFTSTFAVDAQADVAFAMARIFGALSEGQSPVAALVQDGNHWVVVQGVQTSVPANASDPSNIIGVWVNDPWPPVPAGPIPPHADPDSCTQNGQPNLYLAWSAWNSDKYFNATDIGSGAALFVSVLVPPSGGGGKPPVPPISARSFMDVEPEGPISPDDAIAATQRGLVANGLVPELESLNANFVTRPGINSKAVFLVERLDTDAKYFLVLLRHSQRGALLSMVDQKGGSFGGTRFISNDEAERILSVESLQKKLRSRREIKVPGRGLVQTANATVRDTLVWKLCVESRSPFFPFYCIRAGEMTFFSSLDGTLYSDLHAKEFRG, encoded by the coding sequence ATGACGACGATTGTCAATCTTAACGTTCCCTATCACCAACAGGACACAAGTTATTACTGCGGAGCAGCATCCGCGCAAATGTTGTTGGATAAGATAGGAGCCAGCCTCATCGATCAAGTGACGCTCTATACTTTGACTCATGGCAATCCTCTGGTTGCGGGGTGGTACACACATCCGAATGGACTACGGACCTGCATGAATCAAGAGAAACCCGCTGCCTTCACGTCAACTTTTGCCGTCGACGCACAAGCGGACGTGGCTTTTGCCATGGCCCGCATTTTCGGCGCACTGTCCGAAGGGCAGTCGCCTGTAGCTGCGCTAGTACAGGACGGAAATCACTGGGTTGTGGTGCAAGGTGTTCAAACTAGCGTTCCAGCAAACGCGAGCGATCCGTCGAACATCATCGGCGTATGGGTGAATGACCCATGGCCTCCAGTTCCCGCCGGCCCTATACCCCCGCACGCGGACCCCGACTCCTGTACGCAGAACGGACAGCCGAACCTCTACCTCGCTTGGTCAGCCTGGAACAGTGACAAGTACTTCAACGCAACAGATATTGGCAGCGGCGCTGCGCTGTTTGTTTCGGTACTGGTCCCGCCAAGCGGCGGGGGCGGAAAGCCCCCTGTGCCACCTATTTCGGCAAGGTCGTTCATGGACGTAGAACCTGAAGGGCCGATTTCGCCCGACGACGCCATTGCGGCAACCCAAAGAGGACTCGTTGCAAACGGCCTCGTTCCGGAGCTGGAATCGCTGAACGCTAATTTCGTGACTAGACCCGGCATTAATTCAAAAGCCGTCTTCCTGGTTGAGAGACTAGACACCGATGCAAAATATTTTCTCGTGCTTTTGAGGCACAGTCAGCGCGGGGCTCTGCTCAGTATGGTCGACCAAAAAGGCGGAAGTTTCGGAGGCACGCGGTTCATCTCGAATGATGAAGCCGAACGCATTCTCTCAGTGGAATCGTTGCAAAAGAAACTAAGATCGCGGAGAGAGATTAAGGTTCCCGGTCGAGGACTGGTGCAGACAGCAAACGCGACGGTTAGAGATACACTCGTATGGAAGTTGTGTGTCGAATCACGGAGCCCGTTTTTCCCTTTCTATTGCATCCGTGCCGGAGAAATGACATTTTTCTCAAGTCTCGATGGAACTCTGTATTCGGACCTACACGCGAAAGAGTTTCGGGGTTAG